A stretch of Tautonia rosea DNA encodes these proteins:
- a CDS encoding DEAD/DEAH box helicase, which produces MSTPISNDAGPGFDTLGLDARLAETLSELGYEEPTPIQRETIPPLIEGRNLVGQAATGTGKTAAFALPLLQRLSAAGADRGKPAGLILVPTRELAMQVAQAVHRYGKKLGIEVLPIYGGQAYGPQLRALQRGVDVVVATPGRALDHIKRGTMPLQGVVTVVLDEADEMLDMGFADDIEAILGETPEDRQTVLCSATMPPRIAAIARRHLKDPVQITIAKEKLPAGAIPKVRQVAYLVPRAYKIAALGRVLDLENPTSAIVFCRRRDEVDQLSEMLNARGYRAEPLHGGMSQEQRDRVMKKFRSGNADLLIATDVAARGLDIEHLSHVVNYDPPTEAESYVHRIGRVGRAGREGVAITLAEPREHRLLQNFERATKRKIELAQVPTVADVRSKRLDLTVAAVRETLIEGELDRFRVVLESLTGEFDILTVTLAALKLAHNALGNDEDDDQEIPVVAPRSDRPSRDRDRRPTREPKRNTKTGQNGPRKARRTESSSVGFGSGVARLYIGAGREAGVRPGDLVGAIANEAGISGRMIGAIEIADRFSFVEVPEEVAGEVVAALRSSTIKGRRVTVRRAD; this is translated from the coding sequence ATGTCCACTCCGATCTCCAACGACGCGGGTCCTGGATTCGACACGCTCGGTCTTGACGCCCGCCTCGCGGAGACGCTCTCCGAACTTGGCTATGAAGAACCGACACCGATTCAGCGAGAGACGATCCCGCCATTGATTGAGGGTCGTAATCTGGTTGGTCAGGCTGCGACAGGAACCGGGAAGACCGCAGCCTTCGCATTGCCGTTGCTGCAACGCCTAAGTGCGGCAGGGGCCGATCGCGGAAAACCGGCCGGCCTGATCCTTGTCCCGACTCGAGAACTGGCGATGCAGGTGGCTCAGGCCGTGCATCGCTATGGCAAGAAGCTTGGCATCGAGGTGTTGCCGATTTATGGCGGACAGGCCTACGGCCCTCAACTTCGAGCGCTACAACGCGGTGTTGATGTGGTGGTCGCGACTCCAGGGCGGGCGCTCGACCACATCAAGCGGGGGACAATGCCCTTGCAGGGGGTGGTGACGGTCGTGCTTGACGAGGCCGACGAGATGCTCGATATGGGCTTCGCCGATGACATCGAGGCGATCCTGGGAGAGACTCCCGAAGATCGTCAGACGGTGCTCTGTTCGGCGACTATGCCGCCTCGCATTGCGGCAATCGCACGTCGACACCTCAAAGACCCAGTCCAGATCACCATCGCCAAAGAAAAGCTCCCTGCCGGAGCGATCCCGAAGGTCAGGCAAGTGGCCTACCTTGTGCCCAGGGCTTACAAAATTGCCGCGTTGGGACGGGTCCTGGATCTTGAAAATCCGACCTCGGCGATCGTCTTCTGCCGACGACGCGACGAGGTGGATCAACTGTCGGAAATGCTTAACGCTCGGGGATACCGAGCCGAACCCCTTCACGGAGGCATGTCGCAAGAGCAGCGCGATCGGGTGATGAAAAAGTTTCGGTCAGGAAACGCCGATCTGCTCATTGCCACTGATGTCGCGGCTCGGGGGCTCGATATCGAACATCTTTCCCATGTCGTCAATTATGATCCCCCGACTGAGGCGGAATCGTATGTGCACCGGATCGGCCGGGTCGGCCGGGCAGGTCGAGAAGGGGTGGCAATCACCCTGGCCGAGCCGAGAGAGCATCGTTTGCTCCAGAATTTCGAGCGTGCCACGAAACGAAAGATCGAGCTGGCCCAGGTTCCAACCGTTGCCGACGTCCGCTCGAAACGACTCGATCTGACCGTGGCTGCCGTCCGGGAAACCCTGATCGAAGGGGAGCTGGATCGCTTTCGGGTGGTCCTCGAATCGTTGACTGGGGAGTTTGATATTCTGACGGTCACGCTCGCCGCGCTGAAATTGGCCCACAATGCGCTGGGGAACGACGAAGACGATGATCAGGAAATTCCGGTGGTCGCTCCTCGATCGGATCGCCCGTCTCGAGACCGAGATCGACGACCGACTCGTGAACCAAAACGCAACACGAAAACGGGTCAGAATGGACCTCGGAAGGCTCGTCGTACCGAGTCGTCGAGCGTTGGGTTCGGTTCAGGAGTTGCTCGTCTCTATATTGGCGCGGGTCGAGAGGCTGGCGTCCGTCCTGGAGACCTGGTGGGAGCGATTGCCAACGAGGCCGGAATTAGCGGACGAATGATCGGTGCAATCGAGATCGCCGACCGTTTCTCGTTTGTCGAGGTGCCTGAGGAGGTTGCTGGTGAGGTCGTTGCGGCCCTTCGATCGAGCACCATCAAGGGCCGTCGGGTCACGGTTCGTCGGGCAGATTGA
- a CDS encoding tripartite tricarboxylate transporter permease has protein sequence MDPAVVDAASQVFLDPVVWTAIVASAIYGVFVGAVPGLTATMAMALLVPLTYWLPPLPALAAVVTMVACAIFAGDIPTILLRIPGTPASAAYADLGSGLAARGRADSALVTALISSVAGGLFGSIVLIFLGSQLAQVGTLFSPAEHFWLYVLGLTCAVVVSQGAPIKGALAVLFGLLVSTVGLSAVHAQSRFTFGNPELYQGIGFIPAMIGLFGVSEVFKNLLTMVPEAEQQSSGISEDRISSPGHPLNEVPEAIRRVIRRPFASLRSGAVGALIGMLPGAGADIASWVSLGIGRQSNTPLSESDDEAALDRLGTATTANSSALAGAWIPALILGIPGDSVTAIVIGVLMMKDLTPGPEIFEKQATLVYGLYLIFILANLVLLPIGLAAIKAGGLVLRVPKRILMPVILLFCVLGSYAINGSTFDIGVMLVFGLVGFFLERRAIPLGPVVLGIILGGPLEERLIQVLTAADGSPIAFVDRWPARILVGLWVLLLMVAVIRPGRWRSQETRQEGL, from the coding sequence ATGGATCCCGCAGTCGTGGACGCCGCCTCCCAGGTCTTTCTCGACCCGGTCGTCTGGACCGCTATTGTTGCGTCGGCAATTTACGGCGTATTCGTGGGGGCGGTTCCAGGGTTGACCGCCACGATGGCGATGGCGTTACTGGTTCCCTTGACCTACTGGTTGCCACCGCTTCCTGCCCTGGCGGCCGTGGTGACCATGGTTGCCTGTGCGATTTTCGCGGGGGATATTCCTACGATCTTGCTTCGGATCCCTGGAACTCCTGCATCGGCAGCATATGCGGACCTCGGCAGTGGCCTTGCCGCGCGAGGGAGGGCAGATTCGGCGTTGGTGACCGCCTTGATTTCCAGTGTTGCGGGAGGCTTGTTCGGATCGATCGTGCTGATCTTTCTTGGGAGCCAGTTGGCACAGGTCGGGACCTTGTTCAGCCCAGCCGAGCACTTCTGGCTTTACGTGCTGGGATTGACCTGTGCCGTCGTTGTTTCACAAGGGGCTCCAATCAAAGGAGCCCTCGCGGTGTTGTTCGGCTTGCTTGTCTCGACCGTTGGTTTGAGTGCGGTCCATGCTCAGTCAAGGTTCACTTTCGGCAATCCGGAGTTGTATCAAGGTATCGGCTTCATTCCGGCCATGATCGGCTTGTTCGGAGTTTCGGAGGTCTTCAAGAATCTGCTGACGATGGTTCCTGAAGCTGAGCAGCAGTCGAGTGGGATTTCGGAGGATCGCATTTCCTCACCAGGCCACCCTCTAAACGAAGTGCCAGAAGCAATCCGACGAGTGATACGTCGGCCGTTTGCGAGTCTGCGATCTGGGGCGGTAGGTGCGTTGATTGGTATGCTTCCTGGTGCCGGTGCGGACATCGCAAGCTGGGTTTCCCTTGGAATTGGTCGGCAATCGAACACTCCGCTGAGCGAATCCGACGATGAAGCGGCGCTGGATCGACTTGGAACCGCGACGACCGCCAACTCATCGGCCCTGGCGGGAGCTTGGATCCCAGCCTTAATTCTCGGAATTCCCGGCGATTCGGTCACAGCGATCGTGATCGGAGTGCTGATGATGAAGGATCTGACACCCGGTCCGGAAATCTTCGAAAAACAAGCCACACTGGTTTACGGGTTGTATCTGATTTTTATCCTTGCAAACCTTGTGCTCTTGCCAATTGGTTTGGCTGCAATCAAGGCCGGTGGTCTGGTGTTGCGGGTGCCGAAACGTATCTTGATGCCGGTGATTCTTCTCTTCTGTGTGCTTGGCTCGTACGCAATCAATGGAAGCACCTTCGACATCGGGGTTATGCTGGTTTTCGGACTGGTTGGGTTTTTTCTGGAGCGGCGGGCCATTCCACTCGGCCCGGTGGTCCTCGGCATTATTCTTGGAGGTCCACTCGAAGAACGCCTGATCCAGGTGTTGACGGCGGCAGATGGTTCGCCGATCGCCTTTGTTGACCGATGGCCGGCTCGCATTCTTGTGGGCCTATGGGTTCTACTCCTGATGGTTGCGGTGATCCGTCCCGGACGTTGGCGCTCTCAGGAAACAAGGCAGGAAGGTCTGTGA
- a CDS encoding DUF1559 domain-containing protein, whose product MRRSRGGFTLIELLVVIAIIGVLIALLLPAVQSAREAARRAQCTNNLKQLGLALHNYHDIHNSLAPGRIWRAGPPGPSFPTIFSGTPNTTWFILMLPQFEQQALYNAFNFELGAEGIPTAWGVGGPLAPALGFFANSTVTGTKISIFQCPSDEERQFQITPQYQGGLLSGPVFTKGNYAVSWGNTNWRQTTVGSQQYLQSAFGHRTTKLADVRDGTSNTVFIAEVLQGDRFDVRGVMWSSVPGGGSFMTRFAPNQFRDYLDLVQGGDFLNQPIFCVPEDRLPCTGTAGDSQAFAAARSRHAGGINVVLGDGSVRFVKETINPLIWVGLNSIRGGEVISADQF is encoded by the coding sequence ATGCGACGATCTCGCGGCGGCTTTACGCTGATTGAATTGCTCGTCGTCATTGCCATTATCGGGGTCCTGATCGCCCTGTTACTGCCAGCCGTGCAATCGGCCCGGGAAGCGGCACGGCGAGCGCAGTGCACGAATAATCTGAAGCAGCTGGGTCTGGCCCTCCATAACTACCACGATATTCATAACTCGCTGGCTCCAGGGCGGATCTGGCGAGCCGGTCCACCAGGACCGTCGTTTCCGACCATCTTTTCCGGGACGCCGAATACCACCTGGTTTATCCTGATGTTGCCCCAGTTCGAGCAGCAGGCACTTTATAACGCTTTCAACTTCGAACTTGGTGCCGAAGGAATTCCGACTGCCTGGGGAGTCGGAGGTCCGCTTGCACCTGCCCTGGGCTTCTTCGCAAACAGCACCGTGACGGGAACGAAGATTTCGATCTTCCAGTGCCCGAGCGACGAGGAGCGTCAGTTCCAGATTACTCCTCAATATCAGGGGGGGTTGCTTAGCGGGCCCGTGTTTACGAAGGGCAATTATGCGGTGAGCTGGGGCAACACCAACTGGCGTCAGACGACCGTCGGGAGCCAGCAGTATCTTCAGTCGGCCTTCGGCCATCGCACGACCAAGTTGGCGGATGTCCGCGATGGAACGAGCAACACGGTGTTCATTGCGGAAGTTCTCCAAGGAGATCGATTCGATGTGCGCGGGGTGATGTGGTCGAGTGTGCCGGGTGGAGGTTCGTTTATGACCCGCTTCGCCCCGAACCAATTTCGAGATTACCTGGACCTGGTTCAAGGTGGCGATTTCCTGAATCAGCCGATCTTCTGCGTGCCAGAGGATCGATTGCCTTGCACCGGAACCGCGGGCGACAGTCAGGCCTTTGCCGCGGCTCGAAGCCGGCATGCAGGCGGGATCAATGTGGTTCTCGGCGACGGTTCGGTCCGCTTTGTCAAAGAAACGATCAATCCATTGATCTGGGTTGGCTTGAACTCGATCCGGGGAGGAGAAGTGATCAGCGCTGATCAATTCTGA
- a CDS encoding tripartite tricarboxylate transporter substrate binding protein, which yields MTHRARLPYWLLGLLVVVGCSEGEHYPDRPIMLICPWSAGGGTDTVSRTVAALLERDLGVPVNVVNATGGSGVTGHTRGALAPADGYTLTMVTVELNMLHWRGLTNITPDDFRPLMLLNRDDAALFVRDDAPWQSLAELKEEVSAQPRALRASGTAQGGIWHVSLAGWLNAEGLDAGDILWIPINGAGPSLDALMSGGVEMVCCSLPEASALLESGRIRCLGVMASERVEGFPEVPTFQEKGSDWTMGGWRGLALPLDVPEDRAELLEAAVEQVIQSDDYLAFMASTGFNVSPAGPEAFRAIMEGFDQQMGEILTGEAFQSVRSTRYGPMIFPTILFASLALVLLILVVRGGLRRSVDSPRLDRDGMARMGVALAFVLGYLILASRLGYVITATILLLAMLLSLRVKWSVALAVALLLAPMSYQVFAVVLRVPLPWGWLGW from the coding sequence ATGACCCATCGAGCACGGTTGCCTTATTGGCTGCTAGGGCTGTTGGTTGTTGTCGGATGTTCGGAAGGGGAACACTATCCCGATCGTCCGATCATGCTCATTTGTCCCTGGTCGGCAGGAGGAGGTACCGACACCGTTTCGCGGACGGTGGCCGCCCTTTTGGAACGTGATCTGGGGGTGCCGGTCAATGTCGTGAACGCGACCGGTGGATCGGGAGTTACCGGTCACACCCGGGGCGCTCTCGCCCCGGCTGATGGTTACACCCTGACCATGGTGACTGTCGAGTTGAACATGCTCCACTGGCGGGGCCTCACCAACATCACTCCCGACGACTTTCGGCCGCTCATGCTGCTCAATCGGGACGACGCAGCGTTGTTCGTCAGAGACGATGCTCCCTGGCAATCGCTGGCGGAGTTGAAGGAGGAGGTCTCAGCTCAGCCTCGGGCGTTGAGGGCCTCGGGCACGGCGCAGGGGGGCATTTGGCACGTAAGCCTTGCAGGCTGGCTGAATGCGGAAGGTCTGGACGCTGGCGATATTCTTTGGATTCCGATCAATGGAGCAGGACCCTCGCTCGACGCCTTGATGTCGGGAGGTGTTGAGATGGTCTGTTGCAGCCTTCCGGAAGCCTCAGCATTGCTGGAGTCGGGGCGAATCCGGTGCCTTGGCGTCATGGCCTCAGAACGTGTGGAGGGCTTCCCCGAGGTGCCCACATTCCAGGAAAAGGGATCGGACTGGACGATGGGAGGCTGGCGAGGGCTTGCCTTACCCCTGGATGTGCCGGAGGACCGAGCCGAACTGCTCGAAGCGGCAGTCGAACAAGTCATTCAAAGCGACGACTACCTGGCATTCATGGCGAGCACGGGATTTAACGTCTCTCCCGCCGGCCCTGAAGCATTTCGGGCCATCATGGAAGGGTTCGACCAACAGATGGGAGAGATCCTGACGGGAGAGGCCTTCCAGTCGGTCCGATCAACCCGATACGGGCCGATGATTTTTCCAACGATTCTGTTTGCCTCGCTGGCTCTTGTGCTCTTGATCCTGGTCGTTCGAGGGGGGCTCAGGCGATCGGTCGATTCCCCTCGACTTGATCGAGACGGGATGGCTCGCATGGGAGTGGCCCTGGCGTTTGTGCTGGGATACCTGATTCTGGCCAGTCGACTCGGTTATGTCATCACGGCGACAATCCTGTTGCTGGCGATGTTGCTTTCCCTTCGGGTGAAGTGGTCTGTTGCCCTGGCGGTCGCACTACTGTTGGCACCGATGTCCTATCAGGTGTTTGCAGTGGTCTTGCGAGTGCCACTTCCCTGGGGATGGCTGGGTTGGTGA
- a CDS encoding DUF5658 family protein has protein sequence MLIYPIVGMDLEFSMSEQDRHPGKNGSAWHTRSLLLESEIAWLIILSVLDVFLTWALLSRGPQFIESNPLAAWVFRQYNIKGLVAYKFLLIAAVVVIAEGVEYAKEGRGKLVLRIGIIAAAAVVLYSVMLNLRHPF, from the coding sequence GTGCTCATCTACCCGATCGTTGGCATGGACCTGGAATTCTCGATGAGTGAGCAGGATCGTCATCCGGGCAAGAACGGGTCTGCCTGGCATACTCGCAGTCTCCTTCTCGAATCGGAGATTGCCTGGCTGATCATCCTAAGCGTGCTCGACGTGTTCCTGACCTGGGCCTTGCTTTCGAGGGGACCGCAATTCATCGAGTCGAACCCGCTGGCAGCCTGGGTCTTTCGTCAGTACAACATCAAGGGGTTGGTGGCGTACAAATTTCTCCTAATCGCCGCGGTTGTCGTTATTGCGGAAGGAGTTGAGTATGCCAAGGAGGGGCGAGGTAAGCTGGTGCTCCGGATTGGGATCATCGCAGCGGCAGCTGTCGTGCTTTACAGCGTGATGCTCAATCTTCGACATCCGTTCTGA
- a CDS encoding class I SAM-dependent methyltransferase — MTGLPRIVELARLLVASVLRAGDFAIDATVGNGHDTLWLAQQVGPTGRVLGLDVQTMALRTAQGQLVKAGLMDRVLLAHARHESLDRLLSPSHAMGRPRVVMFNLGYLPGGDHSIATRPATTLAALDAALAQVLPGGLVSVVVYPGHPSGREESEQVLDWAHMLGKTSLGILRCDLLGTVQPAPWLLVLSPEAKTKTMI, encoded by the coding sequence GTGACCGGTTTACCTCGGATTGTCGAACTGGCTCGACTTCTGGTTGCCTCAGTACTTCGGGCGGGAGATTTCGCCATCGATGCGACGGTCGGCAACGGGCACGATACGCTCTGGCTCGCTCAGCAGGTCGGCCCAACGGGTCGGGTTCTCGGACTGGATGTTCAAACGATGGCGTTGCGCACCGCTCAAGGCCAACTCGTCAAGGCTGGATTGATGGATCGCGTTCTGTTGGCCCATGCCAGGCACGAATCCCTCGATCGATTGCTCTCCCCCAGCCATGCAATGGGTCGGCCAAGGGTCGTTATGTTTAATCTTGGCTATCTTCCCGGTGGCGATCATTCGATCGCAACTCGACCCGCGACGACACTCGCGGCGCTCGATGCAGCATTGGCTCAGGTGTTACCAGGAGGTCTCGTGAGCGTGGTGGTTTACCCGGGGCATCCGTCTGGTCGAGAAGAATCTGAACAGGTCCTCGACTGGGCTCATATGCTTGGCAAGACCTCACTGGGGATCCTCCGTTGTGATCTGCTTGGAACGGTGCAGCCAGCCCCCTGGTTGCTCGTCCTCTCTCCTGAAGCGAAGACGAAAACGATGATCTGA
- the queC gene encoding 7-cyano-7-deazaguanine synthase QueC: MTTDGSRAIVLLSGGLDSTTVLAECLSRGFVPYALTILYGQRHLIEQESARRVAQAFGVAKHIEVALDLRSFGGSALTDQIEVPKDRLEAELSEGIPITYVPARNTVFLSLALAWAETIGAFDIFIGVNCVDYSGYPDCRPAFLTAFETLAQLATKAGVEEQGRFRIHAPLITLSKDQIIRRGLELGVDFSQTHSCYDPDQLGHACGRCDSCRLRLDAFTRLGLSDPAPYQPSASP, encoded by the coding sequence ATGACAACTGACGGTTCCAGGGCGATTGTACTGCTGAGCGGTGGACTCGATTCCACAACCGTGCTGGCCGAATGTCTGTCCAGGGGATTCGTTCCCTATGCGTTAACCATCCTATATGGACAGCGCCATCTGATCGAGCAAGAGTCTGCGCGACGCGTCGCCCAAGCGTTCGGTGTGGCAAAACACATCGAAGTCGCACTCGACCTTCGCTCCTTTGGCGGGAGTGCCCTGACCGATCAGATCGAGGTTCCCAAAGATCGGCTCGAAGCCGAATTGTCCGAAGGTATCCCGATCACGTATGTCCCGGCAAGAAACACTGTTTTTCTCTCCCTTGCGCTTGCATGGGCGGAAACAATCGGAGCCTTTGACATCTTCATCGGTGTCAACTGTGTGGATTACTCCGGATACCCAGATTGTCGCCCTGCGTTTCTGACCGCTTTCGAAACACTGGCGCAGCTCGCGACCAAGGCGGGGGTTGAGGAACAGGGGAGATTTCGGATTCACGCTCCGTTGATCACCTTGTCCAAGGATCAGATTATTCGCCGCGGTCTCGAACTCGGGGTCGACTTCAGCCAGACTCACAGCTGTTATGATCCCGACCAACTGGGACACGCGTGCGGCAGATGCGACTCCTGCCGTCTCCGGCTCGATGCCTTCACCCGACTCGGCCTGTCGGACCCCGCTCCCTATCAGCCGTCTGCCTCGCCATAA
- a CDS encoding cytochrome c3 family protein: MPQIFHPSANTLARASIFGGAFVALGAVLVTHMVIRSPYQTEVHVVKSQPVPFSHEHHVRGLGIDCRYCHTSVEESSFAGLPPTYTCMSCHSQIWTDSPMLAPVRESLALDRPLEWNRIHDVPDYTYFNHAIHVNKGVGCYSCHGRVDLMPLAWKEESMSMGWCLECHRNPEKHLRPREEIYNLEWSVDKDQEAVKAFVTREADAESKEFLMEDDYVSQEELGQLLAAMYEVPTLGHNTPLTNCAVCHR; encoded by the coding sequence ATGCCTCAGATTTTTCACCCGAGCGCCAACACGCTCGCTCGAGCGAGCATCTTCGGCGGGGCGTTCGTTGCCCTGGGGGCGGTCCTTGTCACGCACATGGTCATTCGGTCGCCGTACCAGACCGAAGTTCATGTAGTCAAATCGCAACCGGTCCCGTTCTCTCACGAACACCATGTTCGGGGCTTGGGAATTGATTGTCGTTACTGCCATACCTCAGTGGAAGAATCGTCATTCGCCGGGTTGCCCCCGACCTACACGTGCATGAGCTGCCATTCGCAGATCTGGACGGACAGTCCAATGCTTGCCCCCGTGAGGGAAAGCTTGGCACTGGATCGCCCGCTGGAGTGGAATCGCATCCACGATGTTCCGGATTACACCTACTTCAATCACGCAATCCACGTGAACAAGGGGGTCGGCTGCTATTCTTGCCACGGTCGCGTCGATTTGATGCCGTTGGCCTGGAAGGAAGAGTCGATGAGCATGGGTTGGTGCCTTGAATGTCACCGGAACCCTGAGAAGCACCTGCGTCCACGCGAAGAAATCTACAACCTTGAATGGTCGGTCGACAAAGACCAAGAGGCTGTCAAGGCGTTCGTTACGCGTGAAGCCGATGCGGAATCCAAGGAGTTTCTGATGGAAGACGATTATGTCTCTCAGGAGGAACTCGGGCAGCTTCTGGCTGCGATGTATGAGGTTCCCACGCTCGGCCATAACACTCCCTTGACCAATTGCGCGGTTTGCCACCGATGA
- a CDS encoding Gfo/Idh/MocA family protein encodes MKRRRFFQTTAAGLAISAGAGFTEAAAAMQGKRVALIGTGWYGKVDLFRLLQVAPVEVVALCDVDAKMLAEAAEMTAQRQQSRKVPRTYADYREMLDSHDLDIVLIATPDHWHALPMIAAVERGADVYVQKPISVDVAEGKAMLDAARKHGRVVQVGTQRRSTPHLIEARDRILREGLLGTIGHVEVYCYYHMRNRSQAPDTSPPDHLDWEMWTGPAPMRPFNPIVHPRGWRAFNEYGNGIMGDMCIHMLDAVRWLLDLGWPKRIASTGGIFIDPQSRANIPDTQAASFEFDEFPVVWQHRSWGHPVDPDYPWGATIYGDKGTLKLSVHRYDFTPLRKGQPIHGDVVYELDEYPEDRTEKDLEQHVAPAVRRHMLDFLSAIESRGKPVADIEQGHISSASCILANLAMELGRTLTWDAERGQVVGDDEANRRLARPYRDPWTHPGTSLV; translated from the coding sequence ATGAAACGCCGACGGTTTTTCCAGACGACCGCTGCAGGACTCGCGATCTCGGCCGGCGCCGGGTTTACCGAAGCTGCCGCCGCCATGCAAGGCAAGCGAGTCGCCCTGATCGGGACCGGCTGGTACGGCAAGGTTGACCTCTTTCGGTTGCTCCAGGTGGCACCAGTCGAAGTGGTTGCACTCTGTGATGTCGATGCGAAAATGCTTGCCGAGGCGGCCGAAATGACGGCCCAGCGCCAGCAGTCCAGGAAGGTTCCCAGGACGTATGCCGACTATCGCGAGATGCTCGACTCGCATGATCTCGACATCGTCCTGATCGCCACCCCCGACCACTGGCACGCCCTGCCGATGATCGCCGCGGTCGAGCGAGGGGCGGACGTCTATGTGCAAAAACCGATCAGTGTCGATGTGGCCGAAGGAAAGGCCATGCTCGATGCCGCCCGGAAACATGGCCGGGTCGTTCAGGTCGGCACGCAGCGTCGCAGTACTCCGCACCTGATCGAAGCCCGCGATCGCATCCTCCGCGAAGGGTTGCTGGGAACGATCGGGCACGTCGAGGTCTACTGCTACTATCACATGCGGAACCGGTCCCAGGCTCCTGACACCTCCCCTCCCGACCATCTCGACTGGGAAATGTGGACCGGCCCCGCCCCAATGCGACCCTTCAACCCCATCGTCCATCCCCGTGGCTGGCGTGCCTTCAATGAGTACGGCAACGGCATCATGGGCGATATGTGCATTCACATGCTTGATGCCGTCCGCTGGTTGCTCGACCTGGGTTGGCCGAAGCGCATCGCCTCGACCGGAGGCATCTTCATCGATCCCCAGAGCCGCGCCAATATTCCTGATACCCAGGCCGCATCCTTTGAGTTCGACGAGTTCCCGGTTGTCTGGCAGCACCGTTCCTGGGGACATCCCGTCGATCCGGATTACCCCTGGGGAGCGACCATATACGGCGACAAGGGGACCCTAAAGCTCAGCGTTCATCGCTACGACTTCACTCCCCTTCGCAAGGGTCAGCCGATCCACGGCGATGTCGTTTACGAACTCGACGAGTACCCCGAGGATCGAACCGAGAAAGACCTGGAACAGCACGTCGCTCCCGCGGTTCGCCGCCACATGCTCGATTTCCTGTCCGCCATCGAGTCGAGGGGCAAGCCTGTCGCGGACATTGAGCAAGGCCACATCTCCTCGGCTTCGTGCATTCTGGCGAACCTGGCGATGGAACTGGGACGGACCCTGACCTGGGATGCCGAGCGCGGCCAGGTCGTCGGGGACGACGAAGCGAACCGTCGACTCGCCCGCCCCTATCGCGATCCCTGGACCCATCCCGGAACGTCTCTCGTTTGA